DNA sequence from the Antarctobacter heliothermus genome:
CGGGACATGTATATCAAGGCACTGGCCGTAGCGGCGCTGATGACAACAACCGCCTGCGCGCCATTCTGGGGCAACAAGGATGGCACAAGCCGGGCGTGGTTTGCACCGTCGCGGTCGGATCTGGATCAAGTGGACGTTCACCCCGGGGCAGAGGCCTATGCCGCCAATTGCGCCTATTGCCATGGCGATACCGGGCAGGGCGACGGCCCACTGGGAGCGGACCTGCCGGTTGTGCCGCCAGACCTGACCGATCTTGCACTGGCCAATGGCGGGGTCTTTCCGGCGGAAAGGGTGTTGGAGACGATCCATGGCTATCCCGGTAAGTTCCATCGCGGCTCGATGCCGGAGTTTGGGCAGGAGCTGAAAGGCCCAGTAGTGGAATGGCGCGCGCCTTCGGGCGAGATCATCATGACGCCCGAGGGGTTGATGGATGTGGTTGCCTATGTGGACAGCCTTCAGGCAGATGAAGGCAGCTGACAGGGCTTGTT
Encoded proteins:
- a CDS encoding c-type cytochrome, which gives rise to MYIKALAVAALMTTTACAPFWGNKDGTSRAWFAPSRSDLDQVDVHPGAEAYAANCAYCHGDTGQGDGPLGADLPVVPPDLTDLALANGGVFPAERVLETIHGYPGKFHRGSMPEFGQELKGPVVEWRAPSGEIIMTPEGLMDVVAYVDSLQADEGS